Proteins encoded together in one Miscanthus floridulus cultivar M001 chromosome 16, ASM1932011v1, whole genome shotgun sequence window:
- the LOC136512025 gene encoding U-box domain-containing protein 16-like, which produces MASGATNDAWPSSPYSSSAPDGEVLRSLHRLARDLSAAEAPAPFLRAVFAAVARRARLLAAVFDDLLLCGAGAGPSPLLLLLLPRSASLCLRELLLVLQRFKALVADCAARSRTRLLLQSDEVAARARELQHDLATLLDLLPVADLGLADDVSDLLALTSRQCRRAAAPELELKAGVLALIQEVEREIVPERERLEGVLEDVGINDPASCSDEIETLEREIGDRVAERWTSSMIALVGLLRYAKCVLFSAATPRHVDSKVDLDDGDGDDDAETPSPPLDFRCPISLELMGDPVVASSGQTYDRDSITRWFGSGKSTCPKTGQVLPNLELVPNKALKNLISRWCRENGIPMESSESGKAEPAPVVVGANKAALKAARMTASFLVKKLSASFSPEATKRVVQEIRQLAKSGSDNRAFIGEAGAAGLLVPLLLSEDSALQLNAVTALLNLSILEANKKRIMHAEGTVDALCHVMCSGATWRAKENAAATVLSLAAVHAYRRRLGRNPRVIDSVVRLARTGPSSTKKDALAALLCLSAERENVARIVDAGAAEAALSAIGDAEAAAAVLASLAKRGGAEAIVALDGAVARLVAEMRRGTEWSRECAAAALVLLCRRAGAAAASQVMAVPGVEWAIWELLGTGTDRARRKAASLGRACRRWAAAANAEQGTECPTSGDATALTMAS; this is translated from the coding sequence ATGGCTAGCGGCGCGACGAACGACGCGTGGCCATCCTCCCCCTACTCCTCGTCGGCGCCCGACGGGGAGGTGCTGCGCTCCCTGCACCGCCTGGCGCGGGACCTGTCGGCGGCCGAGGCGCCGGCGCCGTTCCTGCGGGCGGTCTTCGCGGCGGTGGCCAGGCGGGCGCGCCTGCTCGCGGCCGTGTTCGACGACCTGCTGCTCtgtggcgcgggcgcgggcccgagcccgctgctgctgctgctgctgccgcgctCCGCGTCGCTGTGCCTCCGGGAGCTCCTGCTGGTGCTGCAGCGGTTCAAGGCGCTCGTGGCCGACTGCGCCGCGCGCAGCCGCACGCGCCTGCTGCTCCAGTCGGACGAGGTGGCAGCGCGCGCGCGGGAGCTCCAGCACGACCTGGCCACGCTCCTTGACCTGCTCCCCGTCGCGGACCTCGGCCTCGCCGACGACGTGTCGGACCTCCTGGCGCTCACGTCGCGGCAGTGCCGCCGCGCGGCGGCACCGGAGCTGGAGCTCAAGGCGGGCGTGCTCGCGCTGATCCAGGAGGTGGAGCGGGAGATCGTGCCGGAGCGGGAGAGGCTGGAGGGCGTCCTGGAGGACGTGGGCATCAATGATCCCGCCAGCTGCAGCGACGAGATCGAGACCCTGGAGCGGGAGATCGGCGACCGCGTCGCCGAGAGGTGGACGTCGTCGATGATCGCCCTCGTCGGCCTCCTCCGCTACGCCAAGTGCGTCCTCTTCAGTGCCGCCACGCCGCGGCACGTGGACTCCAAGGTGGATCTCGACGACGGCGACGGAGACGACGACGCGGAGACACCGTCGCCGCCGCTGGACTTCAGGTGCCCCATCTCCCTCGAGCTGATGGGCGACCCCGTCGTGGCTTCTAGCGGTCAGACGTACGACCGCGACTCCATCACGCGGTGGTTCGGCTCCGGCAAATCCACGTGCCCCAAGACCGGGCAGGTGCTGCCCAATCTGGAGCTCGTGCCCAACAAGGCGCTCAAGAACTTGATATCGCGGTGGTGCCGGGAGAACGGCATCCCCATGGAGAGCAGCGAGTCTGGGAAAGCCGAGCCGGCGCCGGTGGTGGTAGGCGCGAACAAGGCCGCGCTGAAGGCGGCGCGCATGACGGCGTCGTTCCTCGTGAAGAAGCTGTCGGCCTCGTTCTCCCCCGAGGCGACCAAGCGCGTGGTGCAGGAGATCCGGCAGCTGGCCAAGTCCGGGTCCGACAACCGCGCGTTCATCGGGGAGGCCGGCGCCGCAGGGCTCCTCGTGCCGCTGCTCCTGTCCGAGGACTCAGCTCTCCAGCTCAACGCCGTCACGGCGCTGCTCAACCTCTCCATCCTGGAGGCCAACAAGAAGCGCATCATGCACGCGGAGGGCACCGTGGACGCGCTCTGCCACGTGATGTGCTCGGGCGCCACGTGGCGCGCCAAAGAGAACGCCGCGGCCACGGTCCTCAGCCTGGCGGCCGTCCACGCGTACCGCCGCCGGCTCGGCCGGAACCCGCGCGTCATCGACAGCGTCGTGCGGCTCGCGCGTACGGGGCCCTCCAGCACCAAGaaggacgcgctggcggcgctcctgtgCCTCTCCGCCGAGCGGGAGAACGTCGCGAGGATCGTCGACGCCGGCGCCGCGGAGGCCGCGCTGTCCGCGATCGGCGACGCGGAGGCCGCGGCCGCGGtgctggcgtcgctggcgaagcGCGGCGGTGCGGAGGCGATCGTGGCGCTGGACGGCGCCGTGGCGCGGCTGGTGGCCGAGATGCGGCGCGGCACGGAGTGGTCGCGGGAGTGCGCGGCGGCCGCGCTGGTGCTGCTGTGCCGGCGCGCGGGCGCCGCAGCGGCGTCTCAGGTGATGGCGGTCCCGGGCGTGGAATGGGCCATCTGGGAGCTGCTCGGCACCGGCACGGACCGCGCGCGCCGCAAGGCCGCGTCGCTCGGCAGGGCGTGCCGGCGGTGGGCTGCGGCCGCCAACGCGGAGCAGGGCACAGAGTGCCCCACCTCCGGCGACGCGACGGCGCTCACGATGGCGTCGTGA